The Scleropages formosus chromosome 3, fSclFor1.1, whole genome shotgun sequence genome contains the following window.
ctcaattaaacctagtttgttaatgttagtacccttgagcaagatacttaccctaaattccttcAGTAATATTACCCGGTTctataaaaatggataaatagctgtaagtaacattgtaaattgttttggagagaagcgtcagcaaaaagtagtaataataatgtctttCTCGTGCCCAAACGTCTCCTTAAAGTTAAGCTTCTGATTTATAATATCTTGTTTTATAACCTTTGGAGTACCTCTGAGCATGTTTTCTAGTTGCCTGTCATGTCCCATGTTATGACGCCTTCCACGTTTTATTGAGTCCATAGCCTTCTGATAGGCCTCAGGGGCACTACACTACAAGGTACTCTTCAGAAATGTAGTACTGGCTCTGTGGGGTGGAGGTAGTGAGATATCTTCATTCTCGGGCCGCCTCATGTTTTTAGTACCCTTCTGGGGCATCTAACGTTTCAAAACTCTTTGCTCTATGCTACATGCTATCCACTGTTGGTTTGGAGAGTCTTTCTCTGATTACCACTGTTTTGGGCCATGTTGGCTTGACAGCATCACAAAgattctgtagttttttttttttttttttttttaattttattttattgatttattttttggcagAGCATTCATTCTGCCAAAATTGCATTCCACCTCATTCCAAAGATGTTCTATTGACTTACTGTTGAGGATATTGAAGTAAATTAAAGGTACTGTCATGTCTGTGGAACCATCTGGAGGTCCTGTGTGATTTGTGACATgacacattatcctgctggaaatATCAATTTGAGAAAGGCTGGACTGTCCATGAAGGGTTACACCTTGAACTAACAATGTTTCAATACTTTGTGGCATTCAGACGATGCTCACCTGGTACCGAAAACCTGTGTGACAACACAGTCCCCataacattacaccaccaccaccagtctaaTCAAGACAGCAGAAAATGGGTCTCTACTAAACTATCGTTAGGCTCTTTGAAAGGAACAAAACTGGGACTGAAAGCTGATAATCACAAGTGAAATTAACAGAAGTCAGATGATGGTGATGAGATATTGCTAATGGGTCACTGCAGAAATGACTGTGAGTGATAGCTTTCTCTGACAAATAAAATCCACAGACTTCAGCTGACAATGTGAGTGTCACTAATAATTTGAATTAAAACTGATCAGATCAAGtataattaaacataaaatgtaaaaaagaaaagtaatgaGAGTGACATGatgactgaaattaaatggagtgaaaacacattttttctttacaaatgtacAAGTATCAGTGCTAAAAACTACTTTGAAAAGTACTTAAGTTTCTGAAGAAACTACAAATAGCAGGGTAAATGCAACTCTCACCCTggtttttaaaagtattaaataaaatcataatgacagttaattaaaaaaattaactggaaaCACAatcaactacacacacattttcagagctgcttgtcccatatggggtcacggagcctacccggcaacacagggcgtaaggccggagggggaggggacacacccaggatgggacgccagtccatcgcaaggtaccccaagcgggactcgaaccccagacccaccggacagcaggactgcggtccaacccactgcgccaccacactcccaccACAATCAACTAATCATAGTTAATTAATGTTAAGTGCACACAACCCAATAAGTTCTCAGGATTCGATTGGCAAGCATTAGTTCACATTTGAGAGAAAAAGAGCACTTTATTGTAAAATTGTAATATTCATAAATGATTTATATAAACCTGTGGCAATTTAAGTTGCTGTTTCTGATCAATTTGTataaatttatacattaaattaaactgGTTTTGTTTAGGGTTATTTTGTAATGGTTtctactttgtttttgtttaccatAGGGATCTGCTGGATGACAATGATCAAGTTTCTGCTGATGGTCAACAAGCAAGGCCAGATACGCTTGTCTAAGTACTATGAACACATAGACCTGGCCAAGAGGGCCTCCCTAGAAGTGGATGTCATCAAGGGGTGCCTTTCACGGAAGAAAGAAGAGGTGGGCAAAAGAGTTGACAGAACTTGAGTTTGAGAAATGGCCCATGATATACCGTACACTCATACAGTATGCTTATAGGCTTcaagaagacaaagaaagctCAAGTGTGGTATTTGAAgacaaatgtaataatgtgaACTGAAGAGCATTATGGGTAATGAATGAGAAATCAGTGTGTGGAGCTAATGTACATCCTGGACAGATGTTTCCTGCAGAATACGAGTGCAATAGTTTAAATTTCttcaattattaatatttaaaatctaGTTACtaactgcttttcatttcaaagaTTGAAGTATGTTGTATATAGTTTTTATAGTCACCTTGTCATATCTTATTTTTCACCCTATATGGGTTCTCTAGGTTCAGATCCCCACAATGTCATCTGTGGCAAGGAGGGCCAGGGGTCACACATGCAAATCAATCAGAAGAAACTCTGCTGTCAGACAAATATTATCATGCCTGCAAAATTAAAGATAGACTGTAATGTATTCTACTACATAGAAGTGTTCAACaaactgttgctgttttttcctATTTCTTTTCAGTGCTCCTTTGTGGAATACAAGGACTACAAGCTAGTATACCGACAATATGCATCCCTCTTTGTTATGGTGGGTGTAAGTGAAAATGAGGTGAgtcttttctgaaaatgtgattaatgtaatggttaaataattaaaatgtattagttATTGGATGTAAAATTGTGTATCAATATTAGTCTGctttaacaaaataatataaggAGAGAATAATAGCCAAAAAGAGAAGACAAAGAAAGCTCAAGTGTGGTATTTGAAgacaaatgtaataatgtagGTCTTGAGTTTGATTTTAAAGTTTCTTAGAGCAGGAGTAAATGGTTACACATTCATGAAGATT
Protein-coding sequences here:
- the ap4s1 gene encoding AP-4 complex subunit sigma-1; protein product: MTMIKFLLMVNKQGQIRLSKYYEHIDLAKRASLEVDVIKGCLSRKKEECSFVEYKDYKLVYRQYASLFVMVGVSENENELAVYELVHNFVEVLDKYFSRVSELDIMFNLEKVHVILDEMILNGHIVETNKSRILAPLLVLDKMAES